The Apostichopus japonicus isolate 1M-3 chromosome 6, ASM3797524v1, whole genome shotgun sequence genome contains a region encoding:
- the LOC139968951 gene encoding dnaJ homolog subfamily C member 12-like, with protein sequence MDEIWNATITDEDDFYKVLGCDESSTMEQIMTEYKALARECHPDKRPNDPEAAERFSKIQKAREVLGNEESRADYDKWRRSGLTIRYSTWLATHGHARMSLHWATKKKPQPALEDCSPPKHDISFITQESYTPSLSKMGGAPFFEDFGWRRDTGNDMLRKFRNYQI encoded by the exons ATGGATGAGATATGGAATGCTACAATCACTGATGAAGATGACTTTTACAAGGTTTTAGGTTGTGATGAATCTTCGACG ATGGAACAAATCATGACTGAGTACAAAGCATTGGCTAGAGAATGCCATCCAGACAAGAGACCAAATGATCCAGAAGCAGCAGAAAGATTCAGCAAGATTCAGAAAGCTCGTGAAGTATTGGGGAACGAGGAATCTAGAGCAGACTACGATAAATGGAGAAGGAGTGGTCTGACCATCAGATACAGCACTTGGTTAGCAACGCATGGACATGCACGTATG TCACTTCATTGGGCTACTAAGAAGAAACCTCAGCCAGCATTAGAAGATTGCTCACCACCCAAGCATGATATTTCATTCATCACACAAGAGAGCTACACACCAAGTCTGTCCAAGATGGGGGGAGCACCTTTCTTTGAAG ATTTTGGATGGAGACGAGACACAGGAAACGACATGTTGAGGAAATTTAGAAACTACCAGATTTAG